In Rhineura floridana isolate rRhiFlo1 chromosome 22, rRhiFlo1.hap2, whole genome shotgun sequence, a single genomic region encodes these proteins:
- the LOC133375161 gene encoding olfactory receptor 6N2-like has product MEILNQTKVTEFIMMGFPNLQQFHKLLFLLLLLVYLFTILGNLLIFTVIRTDSRLHTPMYFFISILSFLEIWYTATTIPKMLSNLVRKKKSISFAGCLLQTYFFHSLGATECYLLTAMAYDRYLAICEPLRYPSIMTTKVCAQMAAGCWICGFMCPVTEVILVSKLPFCGPNKIEHIFCDFPPLLSLACTDTSINVLVDFAVNAFIILVTFLLIMVSYVRIIQSVLKIRTAESREKAFSTCASHLTVVMLFFGSIIFMYVRLKKSYSLEYDRAFAVIYAVLTPLVNPIIYSLRNQEILKAIKRRIQMNRAEFLS; this is encoded by the coding sequence ATGGAAATCCTCAACCAGACCAAGGTCACAGAGTTCATCATGATGGGCTTCCCAAATCTCCAGCAGTTCCACAAACTTCTTTTCCTTTTGCTCCTCCTGGTCTACCTCTTCACCATCTTGGGCAACCTGCTGATTTTCACCGTCATCCGCACAGACTCCAGGCTCCATACTCCCATGTACTTCTTCATCAGCATCTTGTCCTTCTTGGAGATCTGGTATACAGCCACCACCATCCCAAAGATGCTGTCCAACTTGGtcaggaaaaagaaaagcatctCCTTTGCTGGATGCCTCCTGCAAACTTATTTCTTCCATTCCTTGGGAGCCACCGAATGCTACCTGCTCACAGCAATGGCATACGATCGGTACCTGGCCATATGTGAGCCTCTCCGGTACCCTTCCATCATGACCACCAAGGTGTGTGCTCAAATGGCTGCTGGATGCTGGATTTGTGGCTTCATGTGCCCCGTCACTGAAGTCATCTTAGTATCCAAGCTGCCTTTCTGTGGCCCCAACAAGATTGAACACATCTTCTGCGACTTCCCACCGCTTCTCAGCTTAGCCTGCACTGACACCTCCATCAATGTCTTGGTTGACTTTGCCGTCAACGCCTTCATCATCCTGGTGACCTTCCTGCTTATCATGGTCTCTTATGTGAGGATCATCCAGTCCGTCCTGAAGATCCGGACAGCTGAGAGCCGCGAGAAGGCTTTTTCCACCTGTGCGTCCCATCTTACTGTGGTCATGCTCTTTTTCGGAAGCATCATCTTCATGTATGTCAGGCTAAAGAAAAGCTATTCCTTGGAATACGACAGAGCTTTTGCCGTGATCTATGCCGTCCTCACCCCGTTGGTCAACCCCATCATCTACAGCTTGCGGAACCAAGAAATCTTGAAAGCGATAAAGAGGAGGATCCAGATGAATAGGGCAGAGTTTTTGTCATGA